The following proteins are encoded in a genomic region of Marasmius oreades isolate 03SP1 chromosome 10, whole genome shotgun sequence:
- a CDS encoding uncharacterized protein (BUSCO:EOG09264HHW), with protein sequence MTEGSNYDYLFKVVLIGDSGVGKSNLLSRFTRNEFNLESKSTIGVEFATRSINVDGKTVKAQIWDTGEPSYPIAVHPSTLTLRYLSLSVMANFPLTRPFVLLAGQERYRAITSAYYRGAVGALLVYDIAKHATYVNVTRWLKELRDHADSNIVIMLVGNKSDLKHLRAVPTDEAKTFASENGLSFIETSALDASNVESAFQTILTDIYRIVSSKSLESSSNPVEAPGPSISVGPSVDTNAQQGSKCC encoded by the exons aTGACTGAAGGAAGCAACTATGACTATCTTTTCAAA GTTGTCCTCATTGGAGACTCTGGCGTCGGCAAATC CAACC TGCTTTCGCGATTCACCCGCAATGAATTCAACCTGGAATCAAAGTCCACGATTGGTGTAGAATTTGCAACAAGGTCGATAAATGTTGATGGTAAAACGGTGAAAGCTCAGATTTGGGACACTGGTGAGCCGTCCTATCCTATCGCTGTTCACCCCTCTACCTTGACTCTTCGTTACCTTTCTTTGTCCGTCATGGCGAATTTTCCACTGACTCGGCCGTTTGTACTTCTAGCTGGACAAGAGCGTTACCGGGCAATCACATCTGC GTATTACCGAGGAGCTGTTGGTGCACTACTCGTTTATGATATTGCAAAGCATGCAACATACGTCAATGTTACTCGGTGGTTGAAGGAACTTCGGGATCATGCCGACTCGAATATCGTCATTATGTTGGTGGGGAACAAGAGTGATTTGAAGCACCTGCGAGCAGTACCGACCGACGAGGCGAAAACGTTTGCAT CGGAGAACGGTCTGTCTTTCATTGAGACGTCAGCGCTGGACGCATCAAACGTCGAATCTGCTTTCCAGACCATCTTGACAG ATATCTACCGTATTGTGTCGAGCAAATCTCTGGAATCATCGTCAAACCCAGTCGAAGCTCCTGGTCCTAGCATCAGCGTTGGCCCTAGCGTAGACACGAATGCCCAGCAGGGAAGCAAATGTTGTTAG